A stretch of DNA from Candidatus Bathyarchaeia archaeon:
AAGCAACCGTAATAAGCGCCATGGGAGCCGGAAAAAGGGCTGCCAGAGCCATCCACGAATATCTAATGAGCAAAAAGTAAAGTCAAATTTAGGCTTCTGCCAAACCATAAATTGGATACCCCCCTCTATACATTTTTTGGCTCGGAAAAAAAGCCAATAGCAACCCTCCCCCTATAGATTTTCAGTTATGAAAATGGCTTCGAAAAACAGCCCAAAGTAACTACCCCCTCCCCTCTAGCTTTTCTCGCGCTAAAAGTTCTTTAGGCGTCCCTTGCCAAGCTGCAGTTTTATCCTTTTTGTTCTATTCGCTTCTTTTCTCTAGGACCAGAATTACTATTAGATTTATCGCAACGCTAACCAAAAAAATGAAAAAAGGCGTATTCGAAGCCGATGCACCCACCTCACCGGTCGGTTGCATTTTAACATTAAGTGTCCACTGGAGAGGACTCCACGAGTAATCTATTTCTCTATAAACAAAGGCATCTCTCATAAAATTATACAAAAACAGCCACTGACTATGGGAAATTATCAAGTAAAATGTTAAAAAAATGATGTTTACACAAAGCATATATATAAAGTATTTAAACCGCATTTTTATCTCCTTTAAAAGTTAATACTTTCTCTAATCCTAATAAATTTTTATTCCCAAAAAACCAAAACCCGTTAAATCTATGTACTACCCCTGTCAGACAGGCATAGCCTGTCACACCCAAACCCAAACGCTTCCCCCAAAAAAGAAAAACTTATTTGTGGTTATAAAAGAAAAATCGTTTGGGTAGAAATCTTGAGAGCATGGCATTTAGGTGCTATTCTGTTTTTAGCTGGTTTGGTTTTAGCTTGTTATGAATGGACACAAATGAGTAGCCTTTATTGGAGTAAAACAGATTGGTATATGTGGTGTATTGGTCTTATTTTGCTCTTTATTGGTCTTGGAATTCTAGGTATAAAGTTTAGACAATGGATTGAAACTCATTAAGGTATTCCAACTCATAAACTTCCTCAACTTTTGTATTTTAGCCTTTGATAAAAGGAAGGTTGGAAAAATGAGGTTCGGTTGTTTGGTTGAACTCAATAATGAAGTCGTTTATCAAGCAGCGTATAACTCTATCAAATCGCAAACTTTGCTTACCTCTTCAGCTTTTTAGTGCTTCTCCTAATGCCAGCATGCCAACTGCTATGGTGGCGCCGATTAAGGCGATTATTGCTTGGAAACCTCCGGGACCAGGCGGATGCTCCATTAGAGCGCCTATGAGCCAGCCTGTAAGTGTGAATAGGGCTATGCCGATGAATGCGAAGCTAAACTTTACCCTATCCATTACACACTCATCCTTTTTTATCAAACACTAGCTGATTTTAAAGTTATAAGTTTAATCAACTTTGGAAATGCTGTTTATTTTTAGGTAAACTTTTAATCTTCGCCGCCGAATTTTCATGGTGCTGGTGTCTTTGGCTTGGTTACCCTACATCTCGACAAGGTTTTTAACCCTAAAAGTGTAGCTGTTGTGGGTGCCAGCGACGAGGAAGGTTCTGTAGGCTATGCCCTAATGAAGAACTTTCTTGAGTCTGGTTTTGAGGGAGAAGTTTACCCAGTAAACATCCGCAAAAAAGAGATTTTAGGCGTTAAAGCCTACCAAACCGTAGAGCAGCTTCCAAAAACCGTTGATTTGGCAGTTATAGCAACTCCAGCCAAAACTGTTCCGGACGTGGTTGAGCAGTGCGGCAGAGCCGGAATAAAAGGGCTAATAATTATAAGTGCTGGTTTTAAGGAGACCGGTCCAGAAGGCAAAGCCCTCGAGGATAAGATTCTTGAGATAAAGCGGAAATACGATTTACGCATTATTGGACCCAACTGTTTGGGAATTATCCGCCCAAGCATACGCTTAAACGCAACATTCATCAATAAAATGCCAAGACCCGGCAACATTGCCTTCATAAGCCAAAGCGGAGCCCTCGGCACAGCCATACTAGACTGGGCTGTTCACGAAAATGTTGGCTTCAGCCACTTCGTCTCCGTAGGCTCAATGATAGACGTGGACTTCGGCGATTTAATAGACTATTTTGGAACAGACCCAAAAACGCGGAGCATCCTCATGTACATTGAAGGCATAACAAACGCCCGAAAGTTCATGAGCGCCGCAAGACACTTCGCCAGAACCAAGCCCATAATCGTTGTAAAGGCTGGAAAATACAGCGAAAGCGCAAGGGCAGCCGCCTCCCATACCGGCTCGCTAACAGGCGAGGATGATGTTTATGATGCAGCGTTCAAACGTGCCGGAGTAGTTCGCGTCGAAGAAATAGCAGACCTATTCAACTGCGCCGAAGTTTTAGGCATGCAGCCGCTGCCTCGCGGTCCAAACCTTGCAATAATAACGAATGCTGGCGGTCCAGGCGTGATGGCTACCGACGCCCTCATAGGGATGGGAGGCAAACTCGCAAAGCTAAGCCCCCGGACAATGGACTATCTTAACAGCATTCTTCCGCCATACTGGAGCCATGGAAACCCCATAGACATTCTAGGCGACGCCAAAGCCGACCGCTACAGAGCAGTTTTAGAAGCATGCCTCAACGACGAAAACGTTGACGGAATCCTCATAATTTACACGGCTCAAGCAGTGGCGGAACCTGTTGAAATTGCAAAGAGCATAGTGGAGCTTTTGAAAAGCAAGGGACAGCGGGGCAAAACAATCCTAACGTCTTTTATGGGTAAGAAGGCTGTGGAAGAAGCGAACCTCATATTTAACGCCAATGAGATTCCAACTTTTTCCACTCCGGAGCAAGCGGTGAAAACCTACCTTTACATGTACCAGTATAAGCGAAACCTCGAACTGCTCTACGAAACCCCCGAAGAATTGCCCGTGGACGTCTCTCCGCCAAAGCTTCCTATACTGGCTATTTTGAAGAGTGCAGCGCTTGAAAATCGTGAAGTGCTAACAGAGTTTGAAGCTAAAAAGGTTCTGGAGTTCTACAACTTTCCAGTTGTGAAGACTTATGTCGCCAAAGACGAGGATGAGGCTGCTACCATCGCCTCGCGGATTGGCTATCCAGTGGTTTTGAAGATTCTTTCCCCGCAGATAGTTCATAAGACGGATGCTGGCGGCGTAATCCTCGACATTAAAAGCGAAGACGAAGTTAGAGAAGCCTTCAGAACCATAATGAAGAACGCCAAAAAATACGATCCGAAAGCCAAAATAATCGGCGTCACGGTTCAGCCGATGGTTAAGAAGCGTGGCTATGAGGTTATTTTAGGGTCAAAGAAGGACATAGTCTTCGGTCCAGTCATAATGTTTGGGATGGGCGGCATAGGCGTGGAGCTTTTCAAGGACTTCTCCATAGGCTTGCCGCCGCTAAACCAGACGTTGGCTAGACGCATGATGGAAGAAACCAAAGTCTACCAGCTTTTGAAAGGTTACCGCGGGATGCCACCAGCCAACATTAAACGCCTAGAAGAAGTTATGGTTCTCTTCTCGCATATGCTAATAGACTTTCCACAAATAAAGGAGATTGACATCAACCCACTGCTTGTGGACGAAAAAGACGCCATAGCCATAGACGCCCGCATAATAATAGACAAAGAACTCCTATTCAAGAAGGTTGAGCCACACCAGCACTTGGTTATAAGCCCCTACCCTAAAAAGTATGAAACCTTATGGAAACTCCGAGACGGCAGAACAGTACTGTTGAGACCCATAAAACCAGAAGACGAGCCACTGTGGCTTGAAATGTTCAAAAACTGCTCAGAAGAGTCCATCCGCTACAAGCTTTTCCAGACCCTTAAGCACATGCCCCACGAGGTTAGAGTCCGCTACTGCAACATAGACTACGACCGAGAAATAGCCATAGTCGCCGAACTAACAGAAAACGGCAAAAGAAAAATCATCGGAACAGCCAGAGTCAGCATAGAACTTGACGGAAAAACAGGCGAAATAGCCTTTCTGGTGGCGGATCCGTGGCAAGGCTTAGGCCTAGGAACAAAGCTCGTGGACTACGTTATAGAAATATGCAGAGAAAGAGACCTAGAAAGCGTTTATGGAATAATGCTTCCAGAAAATCGGAAAGCGATTGAGCTTATGCGAAACTTAGGCTTCCAGCTAAAGTATATGGAGGACGGCACAATAAGGGGAACCCTAAACTTAAAAGAAGAGGAACCACCAATCAAACCATTGGAAAAAGCGACAGCGATGGAAACTGCGCTCAGCGTGGAAAAGACGACAGACAAAGAGGCTGAAAAAGCAGCAACAAACTAACATTCTCTTCTTTATATTTTAAATTTGAATTAAGCTTAATGAAGCATATTTTCTATTTACTCAATGAGCTAAATTTAAATTATAGAAGCTGCAATAATCTAGCTTCATTAAAATTATACATAACTGGTGAGGAGAATGGAGAAAACCCAGAAATTGAAGTTCGCCTTTTACTGGGCAGCAAGTTGTGGTGGATGCGAAATCGCCGTTCTGGACATCAACGAGAAAATCTTGGATGTAATAGCCAAAGCAGACATCGTTTTTTGGCCTGTAGCCATGGACATAAAATATAAGGATGTTGAAGCCATGCCCGACAAAAGCATAGACGTCTGCTTCTTCAATGGCGCTATACGGAACAGCGAACAAGAATACATGGCAAAACTCCTAAGGCAGAAATCAAAAATTCTTGTGGCTTTTGGTTCATGCGCTTGCGACGGAAGCGTTGTCGGCCTGGGCAACTTGTGGAACCGCGAAAAAATCTTTGAAAGAGCCTATTTTGAAACTCCATCAACAAGGAATCCTGAAGGAGTAACGCCCCAAACAAGTTTTAAAGTGCCGCAGGGCGAGCTTGAGCTTCCAGAGTTTTACGACACTGTTAAGACTTTAGCGCAAACAGTTGACGTGGACTACTTTATTTCTGGCTGTCCACCGCCAGTGCCAAGAGTTACTGACGCCCTAGAAGCCATCTTAAGCGGAAAACTTCCACCAAAAGGCGCAAACCTCCTCTTCAACAAGTCTGTCTGCGACGAATGTCCAAGAGAAAAGAAGGACCGCAAAATTACCCAAGTAAAACGAATCTATGAAATCGAAGACGACTTTAAAACGTGTTTTCTAGAGCAAGGCGTAATATGCATGGGACCCGCCACGAGAGGCGGATGCAGCGCCCAATGCTTAAAGGCGAACATACCATGCACCGGATGCGGCGGACCAGCACCTAGAGTGGCAGATCAAGGTGCAGCCATGATAAGCGCCTTCGCCTCCATAGCCACGGACCCAAAAGTCATCCAGCAAGTCGTTGACCCTGTTGGAACCTTCTACAAGTATTCTCTGGCTAATTCCCTTCTAAGGAGGAGGGTGATGCGTCCATGAAAGAGATAGTTATAAACCCTATCACACGGCTTGAGGGTCACGGGAAAATAACCATATTCCTAAACGAAGAGGGCGACGTGGACGAAGCCTATTTCCAAGTTCCAGAACTCAGAGGCTTTGAAAAGTTCTGTGAAGGCCGCAGAGCTGAAGACCTGCCCATCATAACGCCCCGTATATGTGGCGTTTGCCCAGTAGCCCACCATATGGCCAGCGCCAAAGCCCTAGACGCTGCCTTCAATGTTGAACCGCCAGAGCCAGCCAAAAAACTCCGCGAACTCATGTACTGCGGCTACTACCTATACGATCACACTTTGCACTTCTACTATCTAGGCGGGCCGGACTTCGTTGTTGGGCCAGACGCGCCACCAGAAAAACGCAATGTTCTGGGCGTTATTGAGAAGGCAGGCCTTGAAATAGGCAAGGAAGTTATAAAGCATAGGGCTTATGGCCAAAAAATAACGGAAATTTTAGGTGGAAAAGCAACCCACCCGGTAAGCGCTTGCATTCCCGGCGGATTTGCAAGGCCAATCTCAGAAGAGGAGCGCCGAGAAATTGAGCGCATGGTGAGAAGCTGCCTAGAATTCGCCAAGTTCTCGCTGAAACTCTTCGACGACATAGTGCTGAAAAACACCACCTACGTGGACTTGATTAAAAGCGAGGCTTACACGCTCAAAACCTACTATATGGGTTTGGTGGACAAAAACAACAAAGTGAACTTCTACGATGGAAATGTCCGCGTAGTAGACCCCAACGGATGCGAATTCGTCAAATTCTCGCCTAGAGAGTATTTGGACGTTATTGAAGAGCGTGTGGAGCCATGGACCTACGTTAAACTTCCATACCTGAAAAAAGTGGGATGGAAAGGCTTCGTAGACGGAGCCGAAAACGGCGTTTACAGAGTCGGCCCTCTTGGAAGGCTTAATGCGGCTGATGGCATGGCAACACCCCTAGCCCAAGCCGAATACGAGCGCATGTACTCCACACTAGGCGGAAAACCAGTTCATAACACATTGGCTTACCACTGGGCAAGGCTTATTGAATTATTGTATGCGGCTGAACGTGCCCTAGAACTTGTAACAGACCCGGAAATAACAAGCAAAAACGTTCGCAACAAACCCGGCAAACCGGGAGAAGGCGTGGGCATTGTGGAAGCCGCCCGTGGAACGCTTATCCACCATTATCAGCTGGACGAGAACGCCCTAGCCAAGAAAGTCAACCTAATTGTGGCTACTACGCATAATGTTCCCGGCATTTGTATGTCAATTAGGGATGCGGCCAAAGGCTTAATCAAGAAGGGCAAAGTGACCGACGGCATATTAAACATGATTGAAATGGCCTTTAGGGCTTATGACCCATGTTTCGCATGCGCCACTCATTTTGCCGTTGGCCAAATGCCTTTGGAGGTGGAAATTTATGACAGCGAGAAAAGGCTCATCCAAAGAATCAAAAGGTAAAGTTGTAAGGAGAAAAAGGAGGGAAATGAAGGTGAAAACTGTTGAAGAGGCAAAAGTTGGAGTCTTCCTATCCGACTGCGGTGGGCAAATAGCAAAAATCCTCGATTTTGAAGCCTTAACAAACTTTGTTAAGACTGTTCCAGGAGTCGCTCTTGTCGCTAGGGGAAGCGAATTCTGGCGGGGTGAAGGCCTAAAAACTATAGTAGACGCCGTTAAAACCAAGAAGATAAACCGTGTCGTCGTCGCAGAGACGATACCAAAAATAAGCGAAATAGCCATCGCAAAAGCCGTAGAAGAGGCTGGACTTAACCCGCATTTGGTGGAGGTTTTAGACTTAAAAGACCATTGCGCATGGCCTCACAGGAACACGCCGAGAGAGGCTACTGAAAAGGCTAAGGCAATGCTCCTAGCTGCCATTGAAAAGGCCAAACTTCTAGAACCAGTAGAGAAAGCCGAATTCCCAGCCCTCAAATCCATCCTTGTTATTGGCGGCGGAATAGCTGGAATGCAGGCAGCCGAAGACTTGGCGGACATGGGCTTCCAAGTTCACTTGATAGAGAAAGAGCCTTTCTTAGGCGGTTTAGCCGCTAAAGCTGTCCGTTTCTTCCCAACGGACGACTGTGCCATATGCATTCAGTCTCCAGCAACGGACCTAAAAACAGTGACCCAAACATCGAGGAAATGCGTTTACCGTTCTGGCTTCTCAGAGATTCCAAACTTGAGTGTTTTGACAAACGCTAAAGTCGTGAAGGTTGAGGGCGGCCCGGGAAACTTCAAGGTGACTGTTGAACGGAAACCCCGCTATGTGGACGAGAAAAAGTGTGTGGCATGCGACCTATGCACAAGCGTCTGCCCAGTCGAAGTGCCAGACGAATATAACGCCAAACTCATAAAGCGGAAAGCCATCTACATAAACAAGCCTCTGGTTTACCCGCCAGCCTACGCCATAGACGCCAAAGCCTGCAAGTTCCATGAGTGCGCCAAATGCGTTGAGGTTTGCCCAACAAAAGCCGTCAATCTGGACCAGAAAACTGAACATGTGACACTTAACGTCGGGAGCATAATTGTGGCTACCGGCTTCCGCGAATATGACCCAAGCGTCATAAAAGAGTATCATTACGGCGAATACCCCGATGTGATAACGCATCTGGAATTGGCGAGGATGCTGGACGCTTTCGGCCCGACAGGCGGGGTGCCGGTTAAGCCTTCAGATAGAAAACCAGCAAAGCGCATTGTTTTTGTGCAGTGTGTAGGCTCAAGGGACAGACGCTGGAACCCCTACTGCTCGAGTATTTGCTGTATGATTTCGCTGAAGCACGCCACACTGATTAAAGAGGCTTATCCAGACGCCGACGTGACCATATGCTACATAGACATCCGAACAACAGGCAGGGAACACGAATATTATTATGAGAAAGCAAGGGAAATGGGCGTAAAATTCG
This window harbors:
- a CDS encoding GNAT family N-acetyltransferase is translated as MVTLHLDKVFNPKSVAVVGASDEEGSVGYALMKNFLESGFEGEVYPVNIRKKEILGVKAYQTVEQLPKTVDLAVIATPAKTVPDVVEQCGRAGIKGLIIISAGFKETGPEGKALEDKILEIKRKYDLRIIGPNCLGIIRPSIRLNATFINKMPRPGNIAFISQSGALGTAILDWAVHENVGFSHFVSVGSMIDVDFGDLIDYFGTDPKTRSILMYIEGITNARKFMSAARHFARTKPIIVVKAGKYSESARAAASHTGSLTGEDDVYDAAFKRAGVVRVEEIADLFNCAEVLGMQPLPRGPNLAIITNAGGPGVMATDALIGMGGKLAKLSPRTMDYLNSILPPYWSHGNPIDILGDAKADRYRAVLEACLNDENVDGILIIYTAQAVAEPVEIAKSIVELLKSKGQRGKTILTSFMGKKAVEEANLIFNANEIPTFSTPEQAVKTYLYMYQYKRNLELLYETPEELPVDVSPPKLPILAILKSAALENREVLTEFEAKKVLEFYNFPVVKTYVAKDEDEAATIASRIGYPVVLKILSPQIVHKTDAGGVILDIKSEDEVREAFRTIMKNAKKYDPKAKIIGVTVQPMVKKRGYEVILGSKKDIVFGPVIMFGMGGIGVELFKDFSIGLPPLNQTLARRMMEETKVYQLLKGYRGMPPANIKRLEEVMVLFSHMLIDFPQIKEIDINPLLVDEKDAIAIDARIIIDKELLFKKVEPHQHLVISPYPKKYETLWKLRDGRTVLLRPIKPEDEPLWLEMFKNCSEESIRYKLFQTLKHMPHEVRVRYCNIDYDREIAIVAELTENGKRKIIGTARVSIELDGKTGEIAFLVADPWQGLGLGTKLVDYVIEICRERDLESVYGIMLPENRKAIELMRNLGFQLKYMEDGTIRGTLNLKEEEPPIKPLEKATAMETALSVEKTTDKEAEKAATN
- a CDS encoding oxidoreductase, with protein sequence MEKTQKLKFAFYWAASCGGCEIAVLDINEKILDVIAKADIVFWPVAMDIKYKDVEAMPDKSIDVCFFNGAIRNSEQEYMAKLLRQKSKILVAFGSCACDGSVVGLGNLWNREKIFERAYFETPSTRNPEGVTPQTSFKVPQGELELPEFYDTVKTLAQTVDVDYFISGCPPPVPRVTDALEAILSGKLPPKGANLLFNKSVCDECPREKKDRKITQVKRIYEIEDDFKTCFLEQGVICMGPATRGGCSAQCLKANIPCTGCGGPAPRVADQGAAMISAFASIATDPKVIQQVVDPVGTFYKYSLANSLLRRRVMRP
- a CDS encoding Ni/Fe hydrogenase subunit alpha yields the protein MKEIVINPITRLEGHGKITIFLNEEGDVDEAYFQVPELRGFEKFCEGRRAEDLPIITPRICGVCPVAHHMASAKALDAAFNVEPPEPAKKLRELMYCGYYLYDHTLHFYYLGGPDFVVGPDAPPEKRNVLGVIEKAGLEIGKEVIKHRAYGQKITEILGGKATHPVSACIPGGFARPISEEERREIERMVRSCLEFAKFSLKLFDDIVLKNTTYVDLIKSEAYTLKTYYMGLVDKNNKVNFYDGNVRVVDPNGCEFVKFSPREYLDVIEERVEPWTYVKLPYLKKVGWKGFVDGAENGVYRVGPLGRLNAADGMATPLAQAEYERMYSTLGGKPVHNTLAYHWARLIELLYAAERALELVTDPEITSKNVRNKPGKPGEGVGIVEAARGTLIHHYQLDENALAKKVNLIVATTHNVPGICMSIRDAAKGLIKKGKVTDGILNMIEMAFRAYDPCFACATHFAVGQMPLEVEIYDSEKRLIQRIKR
- a CDS encoding hydrogenase iron-sulfur subunit, which encodes MTARKGSSKESKGKVVRRKRREMKVKTVEEAKVGVFLSDCGGQIAKILDFEALTNFVKTVPGVALVARGSEFWRGEGLKTIVDAVKTKKINRVVVAETIPKISEIAIAKAVEEAGLNPHLVEVLDLKDHCAWPHRNTPREATEKAKAMLLAAIEKAKLLEPVEKAEFPALKSILVIGGGIAGMQAAEDLADMGFQVHLIEKEPFLGGLAAKAVRFFPTDDCAICIQSPATDLKTVTQTSRKCVYRSGFSEIPNLSVLTNAKVVKVEGGPGNFKVTVERKPRYVDEKKCVACDLCTSVCPVEVPDEYNAKLIKRKAIYINKPLVYPPAYAIDAKACKFHECAKCVEVCPTKAVNLDQKTEHVTLNVGSIIVATGFREYDPSVIKEYHYGEYPDVITHLELARMLDAFGPTGGVPVKPSDRKPAKRIVFVQCVGSRDRRWNPYCSSICCMISLKHATLIKEAYPDADVTICYIDIRTTGREHEYYYEKAREMGVKFVKGRPSEIIHDPATNTLIVEVEDELLRRLLELEADLVVLATAMVPSEDAKELAQILGIELDQDGFFKEYNAKLRPTETKRRGIFICGGAVFPKDAPTASLHAHSAAVKAAKFLMNGKIVKDLKVAVVNEDYCGNCQFCPVTCPYNAITLEPKGDGHFVAKVSELICEGCGVCVGTCPVGAIELRHLKPSQISAQIKALLSINGTSKPLVLAFSCSECGHAAIDSSGMGMMSYPANVRVLRVPCTGIIQVQHILEAFKAGAQGVMVVGCKPDGCHYEVGSQKAQKKVEMAKTLLQACGIEPERLEMFNLVFIEGDKFAEAAKAVTERVERLGLLQLA